Sequence from the Bacillus thuringiensis genome:
TACTCACGATCAAATAGAAGCGATGACTATGGGAGATCGTATCATGGTTTTAAATAAAGGAAGCATACAGCAAGTTGGAACACCGCTTGATATATATAACGAACCAGCGAATGAATTTGTTGCAAGCTTTATAGGGTCTCCTTCGATGAATATAAATGATGGAGAAATGGACAAAGAAAAAGGCGTATTACATATAGGGCAATTGCAAATTCCATTATCTAATGGACTGTTAAAGCAATTACCAGAAGGAACAATTCGAATAGGCATGCGTCCTGAACATATTGAACTGTCTGAGGAAGGGCAAGAAGTCACGTTACAATCTGTAGAAGTATTAGGGAACGAATCTATATTAAATTTCGCGGTAAATGGAATAACTTGGAGTGCAAAAGTCATTGGACAGCTACTCCTGAAAAAAGGTGACAAAGTAAAATTATTATTCTCGCAAGATAAGTTATGCTTCTTTCACCAAAATACGAATGAACGATTAAAAGTGGTAGCTGAAGAAGAGTTGAAAGTGGTGGCGAAATAATGATTGAGGTAGGCAAGTTACCAGCACAAACAAAAGTGTCAAAAAAGAAGAATTTATGGAGTAAAACGAAAGATTTAAGAATAGGATTATTATTTTTGGCGCCATCTATTTTGCTATTTTCGATTTTTCTTTTTTATCCATTATTTAGGACGATTTACTATAGCTTTTATTTAACAGATATACACGGAGAAGCTAATCTTTTTGTTGGCTTAGAAAATTATCAATACTTATTTTCTGATCCTGCTTTCTACAAAAGCATAAAGTCAACTTTATTATTTGTTGTATATACAGTGCCTACGAGTATTATATTCGCTTTATTTCTTGCATTGATTGCAAATGGAAAAGTAAGAGGTATTGGGTTATTCCGTGTGTTATTTTCTTCCACTATGGGAATATCAGTAGCTGCTAGTGCGGTGATTTGGCTATTTTTATTTCATCCAAGTGTCGGGTTATTTAATAATATATTAGCTTCTATGAATCTACCTGCAATCGCATGGTTAACGAGTCCAGATTGGGCATTGTTCTCT
This genomic interval carries:
- a CDS encoding carbohydrate ABC transporter permease, with translation MIEVGKLPAQTKVSKKKNLWSKTKDLRIGLLFLAPSILLFSIFLFYPLFRTIYYSFYLTDIHGEANLFVGLENYQYLFSDPAFYKSIKSTLLFVVYTVPTSIIFALFLALIANGKVRGIGLFRVLFSSTMGISVAASAVIWLFLFHPSVGLFNNILASMNLPAIAWLTSPDWALFSVSVTTVWVNTGFAFLVILGGLQNIDTSLYESASIDGASYLYKLRRVTLPMLSPTLFFIVTVTLISAFQSFGQIDILTHGGPNDATNLIVYSIYKEAFVNHQFGTASAQAMILFVFIFIATLLQFKFAERKVHYK